A single window of Deltaproteobacteria bacterium DNA harbors:
- a CDS encoding prepilin peptidase — protein sequence MHPLLFYLALALLGLVLGSFYNVCIYRLPLDESIVWPGSRCPHCRHPLSVLDNLPLVSFLLLKGSCRYCHGPISYQYPVVEGLNGLATVLIGWKFGLSWAFFQALLFFGALLVISVIDLTHQIIPDVITLPGIVVGWALSWLIGVPGGWSSLIGLLLGGGLFWLLALGYERLARKEGLGGGDIKLLAMIGAFLGWPGVLVTLLLGSLAGTVVGLGLILIWKKDRTYPIPFGPFLSLGAVIHLFFGPTLLIWYLG from the coding sequence ATTCATCCCCTATTGTTTTATCTGGCCCTGGCGCTCCTCGGATTGGTTCTCGGTAGTTTTTACAATGTCTGCATCTATCGTCTGCCCCTGGATGAATCCATTGTCTGGCCCGGTTCCCGATGCCCTCATTGTCGACATCCCCTTTCGGTTCTGGATAACCTGCCCTTGGTAAGCTTTTTGCTATTAAAAGGATCATGTCGCTATTGTCATGGTCCGATTTCCTATCAATATCCTGTGGTCGAAGGCCTGAATGGTTTGGCAACGGTCCTGATTGGCTGGAAGTTCGGCCTTTCCTGGGCCTTTTTTCAAGCCCTGCTTTTTTTCGGGGCCCTCTTGGTCATTTCAGTGATCGACTTGACGCATCAGATCATCCCCGATGTTATTACCCTCCCCGGTATAGTCGTTGGCTGGGCGCTTTCCTGGCTGATTGGGGTCCCCGGCGGGTGGTCCTCTCTGATCGGCCTGCTCTTAGGCGGTGGTTTGTTCTGGCTCTTGGCCTTGGGGTACGAGCGTTTGGCCCGAAAAGAAGGACTGGGGGGAGGGGATATCAAATTATTGGCCATGATCGGTGCCTTCCTGGGTTGGCCCGGGGTTTTGGTTACCCTTTTGTTGGGTTCCCTGGCCGGTACTGTGGTGGGCCTTGGGCTGATCCTGATCTGGAAAAAAGACCGCACCTACCCCATCCCTTTCGGCCCCTTTCTTTCCCTGGGGGCTGTGATTCACCTATTCTTCGGCCCAACCCTTTTGATTTGGTATCTCGGTTAA
- a CDS encoding threonylcarbamoyl-AMP synthase produces MVFRINSSNPQKRLIDKAVDLLKDGGVIAYPTDTIYGFGCDMYNKKAIQRIYQIKKRDLQKPFSFICSDLKNISLYAQVTNQAYKIMKRCLPGPYTFILPGTKLVPKIMVTKRKTVGIRVPNNNICLSLVKTLGNPIISTSVGLSGGEVFSDPSLIEETFGAQIDLTIDGGILASQPSTIISLIDDEVEVIREGLGEFRQFL; encoded by the coding sequence ATGGTTTTCCGGATCAACTCTTCCAATCCCCAGAAGCGACTGATTGATAAGGCCGTCGACCTCTTAAAGGACGGAGGAGTCATCGCCTACCCGACCGATACGATCTACGGGTTCGGGTGTGATATGTACAACAAAAAAGCGATCCAACGTATCTACCAGATCAAAAAGAGAGACCTCCAAAAACCTTTCAGTTTTATCTGCTCGGATTTAAAAAACATCAGTTTATACGCCCAGGTCACCAATCAGGCCTATAAAATCATGAAACGTTGTCTGCCGGGGCCCTACACCTTTATCCTCCCGGGTACCAAACTGGTTCCCAAGATCATGGTGACCAAAAGAAAGACCGTGGGCATCCGGGTGCCCAATAACAATATCTGCCTGTCTCTGGTCAAGACCCTGGGAAATCCGATCATCAGCACCAGCGTCGGACTCTCCGGCGGAGAAGTCTTTTCCGATCCTTCTTTGATCGAAGAAACCTTCGGTGCCCAAATCGATCTGACCATCGACGGGGGCATCCTGGCCAGCCAGCCGTCAACAATCATTTCTCTGATTGATGATGAGGTCGAGGTGATAAGGGAAGGGTTAGGAGAATTCCGTCAATTCTTATAA
- the sppA gene encoding signal peptide peptidase SppA → MSERKHPILFGILISGLVIVGLGLLFGGVSFLLDEDSSLRFGNRIGVVSIKGIISDSKPVVELIKKYRKDDRVKAILLRIDSPGGGTAASQEIYREIQRTVSKKKVVASMGNVAASGGYYVALAANKIVANPATLTGSIGVILDLPNFKELLKKIGVSRETVKSGPYKDIGSPVREMTPEERRLLEEVINNVYQQFVEVVVKGRKLSREQVEKIADGRIFTGEQAKALGLIDELGSFEDAIDLTKKMVGLSGEVKLIYPEKKRLSVWDLIFSKMIGEIIQSLQTDWPAQLNLIPPIFYKN, encoded by the coding sequence TTGTCAGAAAGAAAACACCCCATTCTTTTCGGTATCCTGATTTCCGGTTTGGTGATTGTGGGGTTGGGTCTTTTGTTCGGGGGGGTATCTTTTCTCCTTGATGAGGATTCCAGCCTACGCTTTGGAAATCGGATCGGGGTGGTCTCCATAAAAGGAATCATTTCCGATTCCAAGCCGGTGGTGGAGTTAATAAAAAAATATCGTAAAGACGACCGGGTCAAGGCGATCCTTCTCCGTATCGATTCCCCAGGAGGGGGTACCGCCGCGTCCCAGGAGATTTATCGAGAAATCCAGAGGACCGTTTCCAAGAAAAAAGTGGTGGCCTCCATGGGAAATGTGGCGGCTTCCGGAGGATATTATGTCGCCCTGGCAGCCAATAAAATTGTGGCCAATCCGGCAACCTTGACCGGAAGCATCGGGGTAATCCTGGATCTGCCCAATTTTAAAGAACTCCTTAAAAAAATCGGGGTAAGCCGGGAAACGGTTAAAAGCGGTCCTTATAAAGACATCGGTTCACCGGTACGGGAGATGACGCCGGAAGAGCGGCGTCTTTTGGAAGAGGTTATTAACAATGTCTATCAACAATTTGTCGAGGTTGTCGTTAAAGGGCGAAAGTTGAGCCGGGAACAGGTGGAGAAGATTGCCGATGGGCGTATCTTCACCGGAGAACAGGCCAAGGCCCTGGGGTTGATCGATGAATTGGGAAGTTTCGAAGACGCCATAGACCTGACTAAAAAGATGGTCGGCCTTTCCGGCGAAGTCAAATTGATTTATCCGGAAAAGAAAAGGCTCTCTGTGTGGGATCTTATTTTCAGTAAAATGATCGGGGAGATCATCCAGTCCCTTCAAACCGATTGGCCGGCCCAACTCAACCTGATCCCGCCTATTTTTTATAAGAATTGA